A region of Microtus ochrogaster isolate Prairie Vole_2 linkage group LG1, MicOch1.0, whole genome shotgun sequence DNA encodes the following proteins:
- the Nkx6-1 gene encoding homeobox protein Nkx-6.1 has product MLAVGAMEGPRQSAFLLSSPPLAALHSMAEMKTPLYPAAYPPLPTGPPSSSSSSSSSSPSPPLGSHNPGGLKPPAAGGLSSLNSPPQQLSAATPHGINDILSRPSMPVASGAALPSASPSGSSSSTSSSASATSASAAAAAAAAAAAAAASSPAGLLAGLPRFSSLSPPPPPPGLYFSPSAAAVAAVGRYPKPLAELPGRTPIFWPGVMQSPPWRDARLACTPHQGSILLDKDGKRKHTRPTFSGQQIFALEKTFEQTKYLAGPERARLAYSLGMTESQVKVWFQNRRTKWRKKHAAEMATAKKKQDSETERLKGTSENEEDDDDYNKPLDPNSDDEKITQLLKKHKSSSGGLLLHASEAEGSS; this is encoded by the exons ATGTTAGCTGTGGGGGCGATGGAGGGCCCCCGGCAGAGCGCGTTCCTGCTTAGCAGTCCGCCCCTGGCCGCCCTGCACAGCATGGCCGAGATGAAGACCCCGCTGTACCCCGCCGCCTACCCCCCGCTGCCCACCGggcccccttcttcctcctcgtcctcctcgtcctcgtcGCCCTCCCCGCCTTTGGGCTCCCACAATCCAGGCGGCTTGAAGCCCCCGGCCGCGGGGGGCCTCTCGTCCCTGAACAGCCCCCCGCAGCAGCTCTCGGCCGCCACCCCGCACGGCATCAACGACATTCTGAGCCGGCCCTCCATGCCGGTGGCCTCGGGGGCCGCCCTCCCTTCCGCCTCGCCCTCGGggtcctcttcctccacctcctcgtCCGCCTCAGCCACCTCGGCCTCTGCGGCCGCAGCCGCTGCTGCTGcggccgctgccgccgccgcctctTCGCCCGCCGGGCTACTGGCCGGCCTGCCCCGTTTCAGCAGCCTGAgcccgccgccgccaccgcccgggCTCTACTTCAGCCCCAGCGCTGCGGCCGTGGCCGCCGTGGGCCGGTACCCCAAGCCCCTGGCCGAGCTGCCCGGCAGGACGCCCATCTTCTGGCCCGGGGTGATGCAGAGCCCGCCTTGGAGGGACGCACGCCTGGCCTGTACCCCGC ATCAGGGATCCATTTTGTTGGAcaaagatgggaagagaaaacacaccAGACCCACGTTCTCTGGCCAACAGATCTTCGCTCTGGAGAAGACCTTCGAACAAACGAAGTACCTGGCAGGGCCAGAGAGAGCTCGCTTGGCCTATTCTTTGGGGATGACAGAGAGTCAGGTCAAG GTCTGGTTCCAGAACCGCCGGACCAAGTGGAGGAAGAAGCACGCAGCCGAGATGGCCACGGCCAAGAAGAAGCAGGACTCGGAGACCGAGCGGCTCAAGGGGACTTCGGAGAACGAGGAGGACGACGACGATTACAACAAGCCTCTGGACCCGAACTCTGATGACGAGAAAATCACGCAGCTGCTAAAAAAGCACAAGTCGAGCAGCGGCGGCCTCCTGCTGCACGCGTCGGAAGCCGAGGGCTCGTCCTGA